From the Borrelia puertoricensis genome, one window contains:
- a CDS encoding ABC transporter ATP-binding protein, with protein MKEDYILDIRDLSIEFKLKHTTIYPVSNINLKMKKGEIRAIVGESGSGKSVTSMAILKLLPEITTVYKTGEILFEGQDLLKLSEKEFQNIRGNKIAMIFQDPMTSLNPYLRISTQIEETIMLHQKLNKKTAKQKAIEMLKTVGVINAEERIEHYPHQFSGGMRQRVMIAMALSCHPSLLIADEPTTALDVTIQEQILLLIKNLSKKFNTSTILITHDLGVVAEICDTVSVMYQGKFVEEGTVQEIFKNPKHPYTIGLLKSILTLDKDPNEKLYSIKDNPTGAITNKMGDFK; from the coding sequence ATGAAAGAAGACTATATACTAGATATAAGAGATTTATCAATTGAGTTTAAATTAAAGCATACAACAATATATCCTGTAAGCAATATAAACTTAAAAATGAAAAAAGGGGAAATTAGGGCTATTGTTGGAGAATCTGGTAGCGGTAAATCTGTCACAAGCATGGCAATACTAAAATTACTTCCTGAAATTACGACAGTATACAAAACCGGTGAAATACTATTCGAAGGACAAGATTTACTAAAACTTAGTGAAAAAGAATTTCAAAATATTAGAGGCAATAAAATAGCAATGATATTCCAAGATCCAATGACTTCGCTAAATCCATATTTAAGAATATCCACACAAATTGAAGAAACAATAATGTTACATCAAAAATTAAACAAAAAAACAGCAAAACAAAAAGCAATAGAAATGTTAAAAACAGTTGGTGTTATAAATGCAGAAGAGCGAATAGAACATTATCCACACCAATTTTCAGGAGGAATGAGACAAAGGGTTATGATTGCAATGGCTCTCAGTTGCCATCCATCATTATTAATTGCAGACGAGCCAACCACAGCTCTCGATGTCACAATCCAAGAACAAATATTACTACTCATAAAAAACCTGTCTAAAAAATTTAATACCTCCACCATATTAATAACCCATGATTTAGGTGTAGTGGCAGAAATATGCGATACAGTTTCTGTAATGTACCAAGGAAAATTTGTAGAAGAAGGTACAGTACAAGAAATATTTAAAAACCCTAAACATCCATATACAATTGGGCTTCTAAAATCAATACTTACTCTTGATAAGGATCCAAACGAAAAACTTTATTCAATTAAAGATAATCCTACTGGGGCTATTACAAACAAAATGGGGGACTTTAAATGA
- a CDS encoding 1-acyl-sn-glycerol-3-phosphate acyltransferase: protein MFVHNESFNKYFKGIENEFFSRFKAIEKVNYLDNSYHEADSVSRNLVDAMIKRLLKSNSTIVGIQNILKLYEKSKSGKSSIILMEHYSNFDFPCFQFLLNQMDCKEVSEHIVPIAGVKLFKDNLLIKSLSLGYSVIFIYPPHAFVGVDHETIKERRVFNTNSMRCIADKKSSGYMILIFPTATRYRKGRPETKKIISEISSYFKLFDYFVMVGVNGSVLEVSSNEDMSCDVFKEDILVYNVTEILDILEYKNLILEQLNQEGLEPTKEILGSRIADDLEKRFEVLHEEGAKIYSNLI from the coding sequence ATGTTTGTACATAATGAAAGTTTTAATAAATATTTTAAAGGTATTGAGAATGAATTTTTTAGTAGGTTTAAAGCTATTGAAAAGGTAAATTATTTAGATAATTCTTATCATGAAGCAGATTCTGTTAGTAGGAATTTGGTTGATGCAATGATTAAAAGGCTTCTTAAGAGTAATTCTACTATTGTTGGTATTCAAAATATTTTAAAGCTTTATGAAAAGTCTAAATCTGGCAAGTCTTCAATTATATTAATGGAACATTATAGTAATTTTGATTTTCCTTGTTTTCAGTTTTTGCTTAATCAAATGGATTGTAAGGAAGTTTCGGAACATATTGTTCCTATAGCTGGTGTTAAACTTTTTAAAGATAATTTATTAATTAAAAGTCTATCTTTAGGTTATAGTGTGATATTTATTTATCCTCCACATGCATTTGTTGGCGTTGATCATGAAACGATTAAGGAGCGGCGGGTTTTTAATACTAATTCTATGAGATGTATTGCAGATAAAAAGAGTAGTGGTTATATGATTCTTATTTTTCCGACTGCTACAAGATATAGGAAAGGTAGGCCTGAGACTAAAAAAATAATTTCAGAAATTTCAAGTTATTTTAAGCTTTTTGATTATTTTGTAATGGTTGGTGTTAATGGGAGTGTTCTTGAAGTTTCATCAAATGAAGATATGTCTTGTGATGTTTTTAAAGAAGATATTCTTGTTTATAATGTAACGGAAATATTAGATATACTTGAATACAAAAATTTAATTTTAGAGCAGTTAAATCAAGAAGGTTTAGAACCAACAAAGGAAATTTTGGGTTCTAGAATTGCTGATGATTTAGAGAAACGTTTCGAGGTTCTTCATGAAGAAGGAGCCAAGATATATAGTAATTTGATTTAG
- a CDS encoding peptide ABC transporter substrate-binding protein: MKIKRHTFMIFFLIAILSCGKESSKENLSFKISMGGEPKSIDPQLTEDKIGAIMVAQMFSGIVDGDSKTGGYKPGLAQSWDISDDGTIYTFHLRKDIVWSDGVPITAEGIRRSYLRMLNKDTASNYVGMIKSTIKNAQDYFEGKIPESELGIKTIDELTLEISIVTPKAYFLDMLVHQSFTPVPVHAIEKYGKNWTNPENMVVSGAYKLKERKPNEKISLIKNDKYFNAKNIELQELIFYTINDASTAYRMYENNEIDMLTYGAIPPDLIKEIKLRNDYYSSAINGLYYFSFNTQVKPLDNVKVREALTLAIDRETLTKKVIDNGSIPTRNISPNFHHYSYGKPLELFNPQRAKELMAEAGYPNGKDFPQLKLKYNTNENHKKITEFIQNQWEKILNINIVLENEEWASFLETKQKGNYEIARSGWLGDYSDPLTFFSLFQKEFAHFSSYKYFNKEYENLINQSDLEQNPIKRQNILRQAEAIIINKDFPVAPIYIYAGNYLFKNDKWTGWIPNIPERFNFSEIKRIK; the protein is encoded by the coding sequence ATGAAAATAAAAAGACATACGTTTATGATATTTTTCTTAATAGCTATTTTATCCTGCGGTAAGGAAAGCAGCAAAGAAAATTTGTCTTTTAAAATCAGCATGGGAGGAGAACCTAAATCAATAGATCCACAATTAACTGAAGACAAAATAGGTGCAATTATGGTCGCACAAATGTTTAGTGGTATAGTAGATGGTGACTCAAAAACCGGTGGATACAAGCCAGGACTAGCTCAATCTTGGGACATATCCGATGATGGAACTATATATACATTTCACTTACGAAAAGATATCGTTTGGAGTGACGGGGTCCCTATTACTGCTGAAGGTATAAGAAGATCTTATCTTAGGATGTTAAATAAAGATACAGCATCAAATTATGTCGGTATGATTAAGTCAACAATCAAAAATGCACAAGATTACTTTGAAGGCAAAATACCGGAATCTGAACTCGGCATTAAAACTATAGATGAATTGACACTAGAGATCTCTATTGTTACTCCAAAAGCTTATTTTTTAGATATGCTAGTGCACCAATCTTTCACGCCAGTACCAGTTCATGCTATTGAAAAATATGGAAAAAACTGGACAAATCCTGAAAACATGGTAGTAAGTGGTGCATACAAACTAAAGGAAAGAAAACCCAACGAAAAAATATCACTTATAAAAAATGATAAATACTTCAACGCTAAAAACATTGAATTACAAGAACTTATATTTTACACAATAAATGATGCATCAACTGCCTATAGAATGTATGAAAATAATGAAATTGATATGCTTACGTATGGAGCAATTCCACCTGATTTAATAAAAGAAATAAAATTAAGAAATGATTATTATTCATCTGCTATTAATGGTCTTTACTACTTCTCATTTAACACACAAGTCAAACCTCTTGATAATGTAAAGGTCAGAGAAGCTTTAACTCTTGCTATTGATAGAGAAACATTAACAAAAAAAGTTATAGATAATGGCTCTATTCCTACAAGAAATATAAGCCCAAATTTTCATCATTATTCTTACGGCAAACCACTAGAATTATTTAATCCACAAAGAGCAAAAGAACTAATGGCTGAAGCTGGTTATCCTAATGGTAAAGATTTCCCTCAACTAAAACTCAAATATAATACAAATGAAAATCACAAAAAAATTACTGAATTTATTCAAAATCAATGGGAAAAAATTTTAAACATCAATATTGTACTTGAAAATGAAGAATGGGCATCATTCTTAGAAACCAAACAAAAAGGAAATTATGAAATAGCAAGATCTGGTTGGCTGGGTGATTATTCAGATCCATTAACATTCTTCAGTTTATTCCAAAAAGAATTTGCACATTTTTCCTCATACAAGTACTTTAATAAAGAATATGAAAATTTAATAAACCAATCTGATCTCGAGCAAAATCCAATTAAAAGACAAAACATTTTAAGACAAGCTGAAGCAATAATTATAAATAAAGATTTCCCTGTAGCCCCAATATACATATATGCAGGAAATTACCTATTCAAAAATGACAAATGGACCGGTTGGATACCTAATATTCCAGAAAGATTTAATTTCTCTGAAATTAAAAGAATCAAATAA
- a CDS encoding peptide ABC transporter substrate-binding protein, translating into MKYKTIILFLSLLIIWITSCSGDEHKDKITFRVTNEAEPDSLDPQLAASVQAFNIIINTFAGLTTRNTQTGGHKPGLAQSWDISEDGLVYTLHLREGIIWSDGVPITAEGIRKSFLRVLNKETGSQYVDIVKSTIKNAKDYFKGKIPESELGIRTIDNSTLEITLVAPKPYFLDMLAHQTFIPVPVHAIEKYGQDWTNPENIVVSGAYKLKTRIPNEKIVLEKNDKYYNASNVEIDEVIFYQVQGNTAYNMYINDELDFLTKVTSEYLDEARIRNDYYSHPINRVTYMAFNTTIKPLDNVKVREALTLAIDREALNKITLKGQSKPTRNLTPIFEHYSYGKQLKLFDPQRAKQLLAEAGYPDGADFPTLKYKTSQRNEMAITAEFLQEQLKKTLNINIEIEIEEWTTFLNSRNTGNYQISYMGWTGDYSDPLTFLESLFTTENQGFGAYGYSNKKYDNLIEQSNFAQDPLQRQDILRQAESIIIEQDFPVAPLSILKSYYLFRHDKWTGWIPNVSEAHLYEEIKYKRENINNE; encoded by the coding sequence ATGAAATACAAAACAATAATTCTTTTTTTATCTTTGTTGATTATATGGATAACTTCATGTTCCGGTGATGAACACAAAGATAAGATAACATTTAGAGTAACAAATGAAGCCGAGCCTGATTCACTTGATCCTCAACTTGCTGCTTCTGTTCAAGCATTCAATATAATCATAAATACATTTGCGGGTTTAACAACAAGAAACACACAAACTGGAGGACATAAACCAGGATTAGCTCAATCTTGGGATATATCTGAAGATGGACTTGTATACACACTGCACTTAAGAGAAGGTATTATCTGGAGTGATGGGGTTCCTATTACTGCTGAAGGAATTCGAAAATCTTTCCTTAGAGTTTTAAATAAAGAAACAGGTTCGCAATACGTTGATATCGTCAAATCAACAATCAAAAATGCAAAAGATTACTTCAAAGGTAAAATACCGGAATCCGAACTTGGTATTAGAACTATAGACAATTCAACTTTAGAGATAACTTTAGTTGCTCCAAAACCCTATTTTCTTGATATGTTAGCGCATCAAACATTTATACCAGTACCGGTGCATGCTATTGAAAAATATGGACAAGATTGGACCAATCCTGAAAATATAGTAGTAAGTGGTGCATATAAATTAAAGACAAGAATCCCAAATGAAAAAATAGTGCTTGAAAAAAACGATAAGTACTACAATGCCTCAAATGTCGAAATAGATGAAGTGATATTTTATCAGGTACAAGGAAACACCGCGTACAACATGTACATAAACGACGAACTTGATTTCTTAACCAAAGTAACATCAGAATACTTAGATGAAGCTAGAATAAGAAATGACTATTATTCTCATCCTATAAATAGAGTAACCTACATGGCCTTTAACACCACCATTAAACCACTTGATAATGTAAAGGTTAGAGAAGCCTTAACTCTTGCTATTGACAGAGAAGCACTCAACAAGATTACTCTAAAGGGTCAATCAAAACCAACAAGAAACTTAACACCAATATTTGAGCATTATTCTTACGGGAAACAATTAAAATTATTTGACCCACAAAGAGCAAAACAACTACTAGCTGAAGCTGGTTATCCTGATGGAGCAGATTTTCCTACTCTTAAATACAAAACCTCACAACGAAATGAAATGGCAATAACTGCAGAGTTCTTGCAAGAACAACTTAAAAAAACACTAAATATTAACATTGAAATTGAAATTGAAGAATGGACTACATTCCTAAATAGTAGAAACACAGGTAATTATCAAATATCATATATGGGATGGACAGGTGATTATTCAGATCCACTAACATTCCTTGAAAGTCTATTTACAACAGAAAATCAAGGATTTGGAGCATATGGCTACTCAAACAAAAAATATGACAATTTAATAGAACAATCTAATTTTGCACAAGACCCACTACAAAGACAAGACATTTTAAGACAAGCTGAGTCCATAATTATAGAACAAGATTTTCCTGTAGCTCCACTCTCAATACTCAAATCATACTATCTCTTCAGACATGACAAATGGACTGGTTGGATTCCTAATGTTTCAGAAGCTCATCTTTATGAAGAAATAAAATATAAAAGAGAAAACATCAATAATGAATAA
- the flcA gene encoding periplasmic flagellar collar protein FlcA translates to MPDIEKINKFKRELLDNISDERAQKERFGIKMDIEPPKDGESIVPWENQEEVFNLDEEPDDELDLDAMLGNLDSEEDQKDSSNENDIAILKDSKKVDIDPEFNDLDNDFDVLSSHLEENLEKVLDDNSISLDNAINFDLDNSADSLQNLDIENDLDLDLFNSDESIDNGIDANNLSQESLNDSNNDFDIENMISDLNESDETSDRLEMPYSDESFSNENSGNLSDGEEDNWSNLSDDFEFLEDDQKESLGKHNFEINYPLFFKHLDSYPRNLRIAIAEALMLENISRYKIEALIDLVEQNKKGLKFIAKFVGDIVGRSVKLPVMYYKAEEFSKLEKKFSYRLSKALTPIFKIASLFVILTFLSFYFLVDIMFFYIVSDRKYKEGISYIYENKRELAKAIFRDAYYMKPNKKWFLTYAKVFEDVRDFDSAEEKYEELFTIDPFSVGASKRRRKNFDRDGYISYASMKMRLGEYADANDILDEVISSSIYDYEALMAKGDNYFQWAQRDPAYYKDSINNYTILLSKYGHKKEILFKLFNAYIEAGAEREAEDVNAFIKVNKELDIDEVVYTKYAKKLIDKYVEFTVYNKRINALSRNLKYFSAQMNLLNKEFSSFKAGNGKSISNALNDINLNSEIEYILRRILFKNPDYDKALFESGRYFYYMGDLKKSEGYLLTALNSFRQEDSIENSSEKIVAYRILSDIYDRSNDALKASNIVSLALNEYDFYKKNGLVKSSRELALIYEKQGDILRTLNGFKSAISSYEMAINEGVNSPDVYYKLALLNYKENNYKDALTYLFRVQNMSGFANSNKVLNSIASVLYKMGDFEAARSYYLRVLQNLESEKSSILNFKPQGNDHHKALLIKEIEIYNNLGVVEIKASLGDRIESGVVRNNNLFDSGIAKLTESSRIFDLLNRDDDMVKSVKKDLASLNLRGIFKNDFIGSKILFYDNLADNL, encoded by the coding sequence ATGCCAGATATAGAAAAAATAAATAAGTTTAAAAGAGAATTATTAGATAATATTTCCGATGAAAGGGCTCAGAAAGAACGTTTTGGCATCAAAATGGATATTGAACCTCCTAAAGATGGGGAGTCTATTGTTCCTTGGGAAAATCAAGAAGAAGTGTTCAATTTAGACGAAGAACCTGATGATGAGCTTGATTTGGATGCTATGCTTGGTAATCTTGATAGTGAGGAAGATCAGAAGGATTCATCTAATGAAAATGATATTGCAATTTTAAAAGATTCTAAAAAAGTAGACATTGATCCTGAGTTTAATGATTTAGATAATGATTTTGATGTTTTAAGTTCTCATCTTGAAGAAAATCTTGAAAAAGTTCTTGATGATAATTCTATTAGTTTAGATAATGCTATTAATTTCGATTTAGATAATAGTGCTGATAGTTTGCAAAATCTAGATATAGAGAATGATTTGGATTTAGATTTATTTAATTCTGATGAGTCTATTGATAATGGAATTGATGCTAATAATTTGAGTCAGGAATCTCTAAATGATAGTAATAATGATTTTGATATTGAGAATATGATTAGTGATCTAAATGAATCAGATGAAACAAGTGATCGTTTAGAAATGCCTTACAGTGATGAATCTTTTTCTAATGAAAATTCTGGAAATCTTAGTGATGGTGAAGAGGATAATTGGTCTAATCTTTCAGATGATTTTGAATTTTTGGAAGATGACCAAAAGGAATCTTTAGGTAAACATAATTTTGAAATTAATTATCCTTTATTTTTCAAGCATTTAGATTCTTATCCTAGAAATTTGAGAATTGCTATTGCTGAGGCTTTAATGCTAGAGAATATCTCTAGGTACAAAATTGAAGCATTAATTGATCTTGTTGAACAAAATAAGAAAGGGCTTAAGTTTATTGCTAAATTTGTTGGAGACATTGTTGGTCGTTCTGTTAAATTGCCTGTTATGTATTATAAAGCAGAGGAATTTAGCAAACTTGAAAAGAAATTTAGCTATAGACTTTCTAAAGCTTTAACTCCAATCTTTAAAATTGCATCTCTTTTTGTTATTTTGACCTTTTTGTCTTTTTATTTTTTAGTTGATATTATGTTTTTTTATATTGTATCTGATAGAAAATATAAAGAGGGAATATCATATATATATGAGAATAAGAGAGAGCTTGCTAAAGCTATTTTTAGGGATGCATATTATATGAAACCTAACAAAAAGTGGTTTTTAACTTATGCTAAAGTTTTTGAAGATGTAAGAGATTTTGATAGTGCTGAGGAAAAATACGAAGAATTATTTACCATTGATCCGTTTTCTGTGGGAGCTTCTAAGAGAAGGCGTAAAAATTTTGATAGGGATGGGTATATATCTTATGCTTCTATGAAAATGAGACTTGGTGAGTATGCTGATGCCAATGATATTTTAGATGAGGTTATATCTTCTTCTATTTATGATTATGAGGCATTAATGGCTAAGGGTGATAATTATTTTCAGTGGGCTCAAAGAGATCCTGCGTATTACAAAGATAGCATTAATAATTACACTATTTTGCTTTCAAAATATGGTCATAAAAAGGAAATTTTGTTTAAGCTTTTTAATGCTTACATTGAGGCTGGTGCTGAGAGAGAAGCAGAAGATGTAAATGCTTTTATTAAGGTAAATAAGGAATTAGATATTGATGAAGTAGTTTATACTAAATATGCTAAAAAATTGATAGATAAATATGTCGAGTTTACAGTTTATAATAAAAGAATAAACGCTCTTTCTAGAAATTTGAAATATTTCAGTGCTCAAATGAACTTACTTAATAAAGAATTTTCTAGTTTTAAGGCAGGTAATGGAAAAAGCATTTCTAATGCTTTAAATGACATTAATCTTAACTCAGAGATTGAATATATTCTTAGAAGAATTTTATTTAAAAATCCTGACTATGATAAGGCTCTTTTTGAGAGTGGTAGATATTTTTATTATATGGGTGATCTTAAGAAATCAGAAGGATATTTATTGACAGCACTGAATAGTTTTAGACAAGAAGATTCAATTGAGAATTCTTCTGAAAAAATTGTTGCTTATAGAATTTTGTCAGATATTTATGATAGGAGCAATGATGCTCTTAAGGCAAGTAATATTGTTAGTCTGGCTTTAAATGAGTATGATTTTTATAAAAAAAATGGTCTTGTTAAAAGCTCTAGAGAGCTTGCTTTAATTTATGAAAAGCAGGGGGATATTCTTAGAACTTTAAATGGTTTTAAATCGGCTATATCTTCTTATGAAATGGCAATAAATGAAGGAGTTAATTCCCCAGATGTTTATTACAAATTAGCATTGCTTAATTATAAGGAAAATAATTATAAAGATGCATTAACTTATTTATTTAGAGTTCAAAATATGTCCGGATTTGCAAATAGTAATAAAGTTTTAAACTCAATTGCATCTGTTCTTTACAAGATGGGTGATTTTGAGGCTGCTAGGAGTTATTATTTAAGAGTATTGCAGAATTTGGAATCAGAAAAGTCTAGCATTTTAAATTTTAAACCTCAAGGGAATGATCATCATAAAGCTTTATTGATAAAAGAGATTGAAATTTACAATAATCTAGGAGTTGTTGAGATAAAAGCATCTCTTGGTGATAGGATTGAATCTGGTGTTGTTAGAAATAATAATCTTTTTGATTCGGGGATTGCGAAGTTGACTGAATCTTCTAGAATATTTGATCTCTTAAATCGTGATGATGATATGGTTAAAAGTGTTAAAAAAGATCTTGCTAGTTTAAATCTTAGAGGTATTTTTAAGAATGATTTTATTGGTTCTAAGATTTTATTCTATGATAATTTGGCTGATAATCTTTAG
- a CDS encoding ABC transporter ATP-binding protein, translating to MKNEKDIILKVENLVQTFTIGENFLFWKNKRNVNAVNGISFEVERNKTLGLVGESGCGKSTTLRAIMQLYKPTSGNIYFNGKDITKLSKRELLKTKKDMQMVFQDPHTSLNPRMTIKEIIAEPLVIYNENKIFPRTKQEIEKRVNELMDITGLAKSMLSRYPHEFSGGQRQRIGIARALALNPKLLLLDEAVSALDVSIRAQILNLLKDLQKELNLSYLFISHDLTVVKYMSDKIAVMYLGIILEIAPREILFSNPKHPYTKTLIASIPEIDPEKIKNKTIKLDEPSLTNIRHTSITPENATLEEVEKDHFVSKYLFDEMNNLINKNDT from the coding sequence ATGAAAAATGAAAAAGACATAATTCTTAAAGTAGAAAACTTAGTACAAACATTCACAATTGGGGAAAACTTTTTATTTTGGAAAAATAAACGTAATGTAAATGCTGTAAATGGGATCAGTTTTGAAGTTGAGCGTAACAAAACATTAGGACTGGTTGGAGAATCTGGATGTGGAAAATCAACAACCTTAAGAGCAATAATGCAGCTATACAAACCAACATCTGGCAACATATATTTCAATGGAAAAGATATTACTAAACTGTCAAAAAGAGAACTGCTAAAGACAAAAAAAGACATGCAAATGGTATTCCAAGATCCACATACATCCCTCAATCCAAGAATGACAATAAAAGAAATAATAGCAGAACCACTAGTGATATACAACGAAAATAAAATTTTCCCAAGAACCAAGCAAGAAATAGAAAAAAGAGTAAATGAATTAATGGATATTACTGGACTTGCAAAAAGCATGCTATCTAGGTATCCACACGAATTCTCAGGAGGACAAAGACAAAGAATAGGGATAGCAAGAGCACTTGCTCTAAATCCCAAACTCTTACTGCTAGACGAAGCCGTATCTGCACTAGATGTATCAATAAGAGCACAAATTTTAAATTTACTTAAAGATTTACAAAAAGAATTGAATTTATCTTATCTATTCATTTCACACGACTTGACAGTAGTAAAATACATGAGCGATAAAATTGCCGTAATGTATCTGGGAATCATTTTAGAAATTGCGCCTAGAGAAATTTTATTCTCAAACCCTAAGCATCCATACACTAAAACATTAATAGCGTCTATTCCTGAAATTGATCCTGAAAAAATAAAAAACAAAACTATCAAGCTTGATGAACCATCCCTAACAAATATACGACACACATCTATAACACCAGAAAATGCAACTCTTGAGGAAGTAGAAAAGGATCATTTCGTATCTAAGTACCTTTTTGATGAAATGAATAATCTGATAAATAAAAATGATACTTAA
- a CDS encoding ABC transporter permease, with translation MLKFTMQKILETIPTLIVIIFLCFLIMRLAPGNPFNSEKPIDPQVKEKLMKKYHLDKPFYVQAYYYITNILKGDFGPSLVKKDLNVNQYIKLGFPKSFTIGIISLIISLALGILLGSLAAIKKNTRTDYIIRLAVICGISVPTFVIGPLLQYFLSIKLKLFYTSGWISERGGLTNLIMPILTMSLPWTAIFTRIIRGSMLEILKSDFVRTAKAKGLSFNVIIRKHVLVGSILPLVSYIGPAFAGIISGSMIIEQIFRIAGMGTFTVESSLNRDYPLLMGSLLIYSTILLISILASDIAYKKLDPRT, from the coding sequence ATGTTAAAGTTTACCATGCAAAAAATACTGGAAACAATACCAACTTTAATAGTTATAATTTTTTTGTGTTTTTTAATAATGAGGCTTGCTCCCGGAAACCCATTTAATTCTGAAAAACCAATTGACCCTCAAGTCAAAGAAAAATTGATGAAAAAATACCATCTTGACAAACCTTTTTATGTGCAAGCTTACTACTACATCACAAACATTTTAAAAGGAGACTTTGGACCATCATTAGTAAAGAAAGATTTAAATGTAAATCAATACATAAAATTAGGATTTCCTAAATCATTTACAATTGGAATAATAAGCCTAATAATATCTCTCGCACTTGGAATTTTGCTAGGATCATTAGCAGCGATCAAAAAAAATACTCGCACCGATTATATAATAAGATTAGCGGTAATATGTGGAATTTCTGTACCCACCTTTGTGATTGGTCCTCTTTTACAATATTTTTTATCTATAAAATTAAAATTATTTTACACTTCTGGATGGATTTCAGAACGAGGCGGTCTTACAAATTTAATTATGCCAATATTAACAATGAGTTTGCCATGGACAGCTATTTTTACACGCATTATTAGAGGTTCTATGTTAGAAATACTAAAGAGCGATTTTGTAAGAACAGCAAAAGCTAAAGGATTAAGCTTTAATGTAATAATCAGAAAGCACGTGTTAGTAGGCTCCATACTTCCTTTAGTAAGTTATATAGGGCCTGCATTTGCTGGTATAATTTCTGGCAGTATGATTATTGAACAAATATTTAGAATTGCTGGGATGGGTACATTTACAGTAGAATCATCTCTAAACAGGGATTATCCACTACTAATGGGTTCACTATTAATATATTCAACAATATTGCTCATTTCCATTTTAGCATCTGATATTGCTTATAAAAAACTTGATCCAAGAACATAG
- a CDS encoding ABC transporter permease, producing MNEHKQQDTYVEIHTANKRAWLRFKENKLAFISIFIIGFYILIAILQPILPIYKYHTQVVEHADLPPSLKYAGELWYEKELHFIKRLSAKEKREINKEEKSQLEEIKRKIETEVQIIDGKEIKIHKRIYLLGTDNLGRDLLARIIQGSQISISVGFIGAVISMIIGTIIGAIAGFFGGIIDRIITKIIEIFYVLPTLLVIIILMTVMERNIIGVFIAISIISWLTIARIVRGQVKSLARSEFIQAARTLGATNKRMIFKHLIPNSFGMIIIITTMNVPSFIMLESFLSFLGLGISAPMTSWGELIKNGIPTFIEYPWKIFIPATVMTIFLLFMNFLGDGLRDAFDPKSNL from the coding sequence ATGAACGAACACAAACAGCAAGACACCTACGTAGAAATCCACACAGCAAACAAAAGGGCTTGGTTAAGATTCAAGGAAAATAAACTTGCGTTTATTAGCATATTTATTATCGGATTTTATATACTAATTGCAATACTTCAACCAATATTACCAATATACAAATATCATACTCAAGTAGTAGAACATGCCGATTTGCCCCCATCTCTTAAATATGCTGGAGAATTATGGTATGAAAAGGAACTTCATTTCATAAAAAGATTATCGGCAAAGGAAAAACGAGAAATCAATAAGGAAGAAAAATCACAACTAGAAGAGATAAAAAGAAAAATAGAGACCGAGGTTCAAATAATTGATGGAAAAGAAATCAAAATACACAAAAGAATATATCTACTAGGAACAGATAATCTTGGACGAGATTTACTTGCAAGAATAATACAAGGAAGTCAAATATCAATATCTGTAGGTTTTATTGGAGCAGTAATATCAATGATCATAGGCACTATAATAGGTGCAATAGCAGGCTTTTTTGGTGGTATTATCGATAGGATAATAACTAAAATAATAGAAATTTTTTACGTCTTACCTACTTTGCTTGTCATAATAATTTTAATGACTGTTATGGAAAGAAATATAATTGGAGTATTTATTGCAATTAGCATTATCTCATGGCTAACAATTGCTAGGATCGTAAGAGGGCAAGTAAAATCACTTGCAAGATCTGAATTTATACAGGCGGCTAGAACACTAGGTGCAACAAATAAGAGAATGATATTTAAACATTTAATTCCTAATAGCTTTGGCATGATAATAATTATTACAACAATGAATGTTCCATCATTCATTATGCTTGAATCATTTTTATCATTCTTAGGTTTGGGAATATCAGCACCAATGACTAGTTGGGGAGAATTAATCAAAAACGGAATCCCCACATTTATTGAATACCCATGGAAAATTTTTATCCCAGCAACAGTCATGACAATATTTTTACTATTTATGAACTTTTTAGGTGATGGATTACGAGATGCATTTGATCCAAAAAGCAATCTCTAG